From the genome of Lotus japonicus ecotype B-129 chromosome 6, LjGifu_v1.2, one region includes:
- the LOC130723931 gene encoding protein trichome birefringence-like 43: MTPHANIMSSFTMTMGSFITIVLFLALLIQIHGKLGMMMMILTTTTKSRRQEQHGLEIVVVICLRGNGFMMNHTLFMIPHTVHLLRSFLIAKRMADHTNSISSIDGSLLGATYQRFNGKDFLRRYRGKSIMFEGDSLSLNQWQSLTCMLHTAVPHAHYTLVKTGGLSIFTFTAYDVKVMFSRNAYLVDIVSESIGRVMKLDSIEAGKMWKNKDLLIFDSWHWWLHTGRRQAWDFIQEGNHTLVKDMDRLVLYEKSLNRWAKWVYHNVVPTKTRVLFQGVSPDHLNAGQWGDPEANSCKGQTRPLLGFKYPGGPHPAELVLEKVLRTMQKRVYLLNITTLSQLRKDAHPSVYRGHKGIDCTHWCLAGVPDTWNQLLYATLIQN; encoded by the exons ATGACACCACATGCAAATATTATGAGCTCCTTCACCATGACCATGGGATCTTTCATTACCATTGTGCTATTTCTTGCCCTTCTGATTCAGATACATGGGAAATTgggaatgatgatgatgatcttaaccaccaccaccaaaagcAGGAGGCAAGAGCAACATGGTTTGGAAATAGTGGTTGTGATTTGTTTAAGGGGAAATGGATTTATGATGAATCATACCCTCTTTATGATTCCACACACTGTCCATTTATTGAGAAGCTTTTTGATTGCCAAAAGAATGGCAGACCACACAAATTCTATCTCAAGTATAGATGGCAGCCTACTGGGTGCAACTTACCAAAG ATTCAATGGTAAAGATTTCTTAAGAAGATACAGAGGGAAGAGTATCATGTTTGAGGGGGACTCATTGAGTTTGAATCAATGGCAATCACTCACTTGCATGCTCCACACAGCTGTGCCACATGCCCACTATACCTTAGTGAAGACTGGAGGTCTCTCCATTTTCACCTTCACG GCCTATGATGTTAAGGTGATGTTCTCACGCAATGCATACCTAGTGGACATTGTTAGTGAAAGTATTGGTCGAGTGATGAAACTAGATTCTATTGAAGCTGGAAAAATGTGGAAAAACAAGGATTTATTGATATTTGACTCTTGGCATTGGTGGCTTCACACAGGAAGAAGACAAGC ATGGGATTTCATTCAAGAAGGGAATCATACATTAGTCAAAGACATGGATCGCTTGGTTTTGTATGAGAAATCTTTGAATAGATGGGCAAAATGGGTTTATCACAATGTTGTTCCTACCAAAACAAGGGTACTCTTCCAAGGAGTTTCTCCAGATCATCTAAA TGCAGGGCAATGGGGAGATCCAGAAGCAAATTCATGTAAAGGGCAAACTAGGCCACTTTTAGGATTCAAGTATCCAGGAGGTCCACACCCAGCAGAGCTAGTATTAGAGAAAGTCCTTAGAACCATGCAAAAGAGAGTGTATTTGCTCAACATTACTACCCTATCCCAGCTGAGGAAGGATGCTCACCCTTCAGTTTATAGAGGGCATAAGGGTATTGATTGCACCCATTGGTGCTTAGCTGGTGTTCCTGATACTTGGAACCAACTTTTATATGCAACTCTCATTCAAAATTAA
- the LOC130721971 gene encoding egg cell-secreted protein 1.1-like: protein MASPTKISFLVAFVTCATILVAAPSVVESRPLSKPSTMSLAVRLKLNSGNCWESLMQLQACSGEIIAFFMNGETYIGNGCCQAIKVIGHDCWPNIVASLGFTTQETNILEGYCDEVAAAVHSPPPPSYVVEPNKEIVP from the coding sequence ATGGCTTCCCCCACCAAAATCTCTTTTCttgttgcttttgtgacctGTGCAACAATATTGGTTGCAGCACCATCTGTGGTCGAGTCGAGACCACTCTCGAAGCCATCCACAATGAGCCTTGCGGTGAGGTTGAAGCTGAACAGTGGTAACTGTTGGGAGTCACTGATGCAGCTTCAAGCATGTAGTGGCGAAATCATAGCTTTTTTCATGAATGGTGAGACTTACATAGGCAATGGTTGTTGCCAAGCAATTAAGGTAATTGGGCATGACTGTTGGCCCAACATTGTTGCCTCTTTAGGCTTCACCACTCAAGAGACTAATATATTGGAGGGCTATTGTGATGAGGTGGCTGCTGCTGTtcattcaccaccaccaccatcatatGTAGTTGAGCCTAATAAAGAGATTGTTCCATGA
- the LOC130724005 gene encoding uncharacterized protein LOC130724005 yields MSRLSEDDILRFRREQQALKKKQSPAKSLTEPEGSHSETEKNLAPKRRKKNQSSEKAAEKATIQTPLEKFTTKGANQYGSSSAPPPSWKNELKEFEDMTSEEITSLWDSRINFNSLVETNLVFEADKEKMRKIGLQEACQAVMTKSLEIAAISKMIEIESSHFDGLSNAKKLEDREKENEKLKSTMKLLEKSNKANEKKAADLALELEKLIKTVEEGEALLKAKEEETQKLKEEANSLASEKQILNKTVDDLTAETASLKASILSQLEAGFNKAKEQILFLNPDVPIKTEGVDPYARIIEGKLITPNFDEEEEEEEQEEEEDKENNNNNNNNNNKEGEGESN; encoded by the coding sequence ATGTCTCGCCTTTCTGAAGACGATATTCTCCGCTTCCGCCGCGAGCAACAGGCGTTGAAGAAAAAGCAATCTCCTGCCAAGTCCCTAACCGAACCTGAAGGGAGTCACTCTGAGACGGAGAAGAATCTCGCCccgaaaagaagaaagaaaaaccaaAGTTCTGAAAAGGCTGCTGAGAAAGCCACCATTCAAACTCCGCTGGAAAAATTCACAACCAAAGGGGCGAACCAATATGGTTCCTCAAGCGCTCCACCTCCCTCGTGGAAGAACGAACTGAAAGAATTCGAGGACATGACTTCAGAAGAAATTACTTCCTTATGGGATTCCCGCATCAACTTCAACTCTCTTGTGGAGACCAACCTTGTATTTGAAGCTGATAAGGAAAAGATGAGGAAAATTGGGCTTCAAGAAGCCTGCCAGGCCGTCATGACTAAAAGTTTGGAAATTGCTGCCATTTCCAAGATGATAGAAATTGAGTCCAGCCACTTTGATGGGCTTTCTAACGCTAAGAAGCTGGAAgatagagaaaaagaaaatgaaaagctgAAGTCCACAATGAAGTTGTTGGAAAAATCTAACAAGGCCAACGAGAAGAAAGCCGCTGACCTGGCTTTAGAACTTGAAAAGTTGATAAAGACTGTGGAAGAAGGTGAAGCCCTACTGAAGgcgaaggaagaagaaacacaaAAATTGAAGGAAGAGGCGAACTCCTTGGCCTCagaaaaacaaattttgaacAAGACTGTTGATGATCTTACTGCCGAAACGGCATCTTTGAAAGCCTCCATTCTTTCCCAACTTGAGGCTGGCTTTAACAAAGCTAAGGAGCAAATCCTGTTCCTAAATCCTGACGTGCCTATCAAGACTGAAGGCGTTGATCCTTATGCTAGGATCATTGAAGGAAAATTAATCACGCCCAActttgatgaggaagaagaagaagaagaacaagaagaagaagaagacaaggagaacaacaacaacaacaacaacaacaacaacaaagagggCGAAGGGGAAAGCAATTGA
- the LOC130724004 gene encoding hydroxycinnamoyl-CoA:piscidic acid hydroxycinnamoyltransferase-like has translation MVTITASHTVLPNQPTPQCRLWLSDMDQVVRQSHTPLLYIYKAKHDHDCIERMKESLSKILVHYYPIAGRLSFTENGRMEIDCKAKGVVLLEAETAKTMADFGDFSPSGSTKQLIPTIDYNHPVEEVPLLVVQLTRFNGDEGLAVGVAWHHTLSDGIGFTRFIYSWAKIARGDKLEPHELPFLDRTLLKFSQPPSAPRFEHKELKPLPLNLGSSDCSVERNKKVTSELLILTPLQVEKLKKEANGNVLEGSRPYSRYEVIGAHIWRCASKARELDQNQPTVVRFNVENRSRMVPPLPPSYFGNALTQTAATGYVGEITSKPLSHVAQKIREAVEVVNDEYIRSQIDVIRCQKHLDDARALFLGVELEGAAPSGVNPNFHFTSWMSMSLYEADFGKGKPLYFGLGYVSPNDRAIILLSPDGDGSLIVLMFFQTVHIQLFKDFFYADISTCDGITRPSRL, from the coding sequence ATGGTAACCATTACAGCTTCTCACACTGTCCTTCCGAATCAACCAACTCCACAGTGTCGTTTATGGTTGTCCGATATGGACCAAGTGGTGCGTCAAAGTCACACACCGCTTCTCTACATCTACAAAGCAAAACACGACCATGATTGCATAGAGAGGATGAAGGAATCTCTTAGCAAGATTCTAGTTCACTACTATCCTATAGCTGGTCGTTTGAGCTTCACTGAAAATGGTCGAATGGAAATTGATTGTAAGGCCAAAGGGGTCGTATTGCTCGAAGCCGAAACAGCGAAAACAATGGCTGATTTTGGAGACTTTTCACCTTCTGGCTCCACCAAACAACTTATTCCAACAATTGATTATAATCACCCTGTTGAGGAGGTTCCATTGTTAGTGGTGCAGCTCACAAGATTCAATGGTGATGAAGGCCTTGCTGTTGGGGTTGCTTGGCACCACACTTTGTCTGATGGGATTGGTTTCACTCGTTTCATCTACTCATGGGCGAAGATAGCACGAGGGGACAAACTAGAGCCTCATGAATTGCCCTTTTTAGATCGAACATTACTCAAATTCTCACAGCCCCCATCAGCACCGCGCTTTGAACACAAAGAGTTAAAGCCTCTGCCACTTAATTTAGGAAGCTCCGATTGCAGTgttgaaagaaataaaaaggtGACTTCAGAATTATTAATACTTACACCACTACAAGTTGAGAAGCTGAAGAAGGAGGCCAATGGTAATGTCTTAGAAGGGTCAAGACCTTATAGCAGATATGAAGTTATTGGGGCGCATATATGGAGATGTGCATCTAAGGCTCGTGAGCTCGATCAAAACCAACCAACTGTGGTTAGATTCAATGTCGAAAATCGCAGTAGAATGGTTCCACCTCTACCTCCTAGCTATTTTGGGAATGCTTTGACACAGACAGCAGCAACAGGTTATGTTGGGGAAATCACATCAAAGCCTTTGAGCCATGTTGCACAGAAGATAAGGGAAGCAGTTGAGGTGGTGAATGATGAGTACATAAGGTCACAAATTGATGTTATAAGATGTCAGAAGCATTTGGATGATGCAAGGGCTTTGTTTTTAGGTGTAGAACTAGAAGGTGCTGCCCCATCTGGTGTGAATCCTAATTTTCATTTTACAAGCTGGATGAGCATGTCATTGTATGAAGCTGATTTTGGGAAGGGAAAACCTTTGTACTTTGGCCTAGGATATGTGTCCCCCAATGACAGGGCAATAATTCTTCTGAGCCCAGATGGGGATGGCTCTCTTATTGTGTTAATGTTCTTCCAGACGGTACACATACAACTTTTCAAGGATTTCTTCTACGCGGATATATCCACTTGTGATGGAATTACACGACCATCTAGGCTATGA